A genomic region of Salinibacterium sp. NK8237 contains the following coding sequences:
- a CDS encoding cell division protein SepF codes for MANPLRKTMVYLGLADEDYEYEQGPAAPVAPVAAAPAPASSNRAPVTPLRRAAPSTAEAEMNEILTVHPRQYKDAQLIAENFREGIPVIINLSQMSEPDARRLVDFASGLSQGLYGKIERVTSKVFLLSPAHVAVSGEQAEVESDVDASFFGQ; via the coding sequence ATGGCCAACCCACTGCGCAAGACAATGGTCTACCTCGGCCTCGCCGATGAAGACTACGAGTACGAGCAGGGACCAGCCGCGCCGGTTGCCCCTGTTGCAGCAGCACCCGCACCAGCGAGTTCTAACCGTGCCCCGGTTACTCCGTTGCGTCGCGCTGCACCCAGCACTGCGGAGGCAGAGATGAACGAGATTTTGACGGTGCACCCTCGCCAGTACAAGGACGCTCAGCTTATTGCTGAGAACTTCCGCGAGGGCATCCCCGTAATCATCAACCTGTCGCAGATGAGCGAGCCAGATGCTCGTCGTCTTGTCGACTTCGCTAGCGGACTCTCGCAGGGCCTCTACGGAAAGATTGAGCGCGTGACGAGCAAGGTCTTCCTGCTCTCTCCCGCCCACGTTGCGGTCAGCGGTGAGCAGGCTGAAGTCGAGTCTGACGTCGACGCTTCATTCTTCGGCCAGTAA
- a CDS encoding YggT family protein → MNPVSVIALVAYYAITLFMFAMWARFILDLVVVFARGWRPSGVGLVLSELVFTITDPPIKAVRKVVPMIRIGNGALDLSWMLVMLVCIILTSILRGF, encoded by the coding sequence GTGAATCCCGTTTCTGTTATCGCCCTGGTGGCTTACTACGCCATCACTTTGTTCATGTTCGCGATGTGGGCTCGGTTCATTCTCGATCTCGTCGTAGTCTTCGCTCGGGGTTGGCGCCCCAGCGGAGTAGGTCTCGTTCTCTCTGAGCTCGTTTTCACCATTACTGATCCTCCGATCAAAGCGGTTCGCAAGGTTGTCCCGATGATTAGAATTGGCAACGGAGCGCTAGATTTGTCGTGGATGCTTGTCATGCTGGTGTGCATCATCCTTACCTCCATTTTGCGGGGCTTTTAG